A single region of the Silene latifolia isolate original U9 population chromosome 8, ASM4854445v1, whole genome shotgun sequence genome encodes:
- the LOC141596662 gene encoding uncharacterized protein LOC141596662 isoform X3: MSSRCGGGSFVTMRRISHGLDRGAGYHSNSAEVVASSAAWLGLGLSCVCTQRRDHDSRPSFDLSPTQEMCLQRLQYRLDVSYDSSNPEHQDALQALWKTAFPGEELHGLISEQWKDMGWQGKDPSTDFRGGGFISVENLLFFARHFQKSFQDLLHKRAGVRAMWEYPFAVAGVNITFMLIQMLDLEAVKPRTLVGAIFAKLLAENEQAFDLLYCITFKLLDRQWLQMHASYMDFNSVMKATRRQLEREFLLDDLTRIEDLPSYSFLTR, from the exons ATGAGTAGTCGATGCGGTGGAGGTTCGTTCGTAACGATGCGACGTATTTCTCATGGTTTAGACCGTGGCGCAGGTTATCATTCGAATTCTG CTGAGGTTGTTGCCAGTTCAGCAGCATGGCTAGGCCTAGGTCTTTCATGTGTGTGCACGCAGAGAAGAGACCATGATTCTCGGCCATCTTTTGATCTATCTCCTACCCAG GAGATGTGCTTGCAGCGACTACAGTACCGCCTAGATGTTTCTTATGATAGTTCAAACCCTGAACATCAG GATGCGTTGCAAGCACTGTGGAAGACTGCTTTTCCCGGTGAGGAACTTCATGGTCTTATTTCAGAACAGTGGAAGGATATGGGATGGCAGGGGAAAGATCCATCCACAGACTTCAG GGGTGGTGGCTTCATTTCAGTTGAAAACCTGTTGTTTTTTGCTAGACATTTCCAG AAATCTTTTCAGGATCTTCTGCACAAGCGAGCAGGTGTTAGGGCGATGTGGGAATACCCATTTGCTGTAGCAGGTGTGAATATCACATTCATGCTCATTCAGATGCTGGACTTAGAAGCAG TTAAGCCAAGAACGCTGGTAGGAGCAATTTTCGCAAAGCTTCTTGCAG AGAATGAGCAAGCCTTTGATCTGCTATATTGTATCACATTCAAGTTGCTGGATCGGCAATGGCTTCAGATGCATGCTTCATACATGGATTTCAAT TCGGTGATGAAAGCAACACGCCGTCAGCTTGAGAGGGAATTTCTGCTTGATGACTTGACACGAATTGAAGACCTGCCATCGTATAGCTTTCTTACAAGATAA
- the LOC141596662 gene encoding uncharacterized protein LOC141596662 isoform X1 yields the protein MSSRCGGGSFVTMRRISHGLDRGAAEVVASSAAWLGLGLSCVCTQRRDHDSRPSFDLSPTQVIYEMCLQRLQYRLDVSYDSSNPEHQDALQALWKTAFPGEELHGLISEQWKDMGWQGKDPSTDFRGGGFISVENLLFFARHFQKSFQDLLHKRAGVRAMWEYPFAVAGVNITFMLIQMLDLEAVKPRTLVGAIFAKLLAENEQAFDLLYCITFKLLDRQWLQMHASYMDFNSVMKATRRQLEREFLLDDLTRIEDLPSYSFLTR from the exons ATGAGTAGTCGATGCGGTGGAGGTTCGTTCGTAACGATGCGACGTATTTCTCATGGTTTAGACCGTGGCGCAG CTGAGGTTGTTGCCAGTTCAGCAGCATGGCTAGGCCTAGGTCTTTCATGTGTGTGCACGCAGAGAAGAGACCATGATTCTCGGCCATCTTTTGATCTATCTCCTACCCAGGTTATTTAT GAGATGTGCTTGCAGCGACTACAGTACCGCCTAGATGTTTCTTATGATAGTTCAAACCCTGAACATCAG GATGCGTTGCAAGCACTGTGGAAGACTGCTTTTCCCGGTGAGGAACTTCATGGTCTTATTTCAGAACAGTGGAAGGATATGGGATGGCAGGGGAAAGATCCATCCACAGACTTCAG GGGTGGTGGCTTCATTTCAGTTGAAAACCTGTTGTTTTTTGCTAGACATTTCCAG AAATCTTTTCAGGATCTTCTGCACAAGCGAGCAGGTGTTAGGGCGATGTGGGAATACCCATTTGCTGTAGCAGGTGTGAATATCACATTCATGCTCATTCAGATGCTGGACTTAGAAGCAG TTAAGCCAAGAACGCTGGTAGGAGCAATTTTCGCAAAGCTTCTTGCAG AGAATGAGCAAGCCTTTGATCTGCTATATTGTATCACATTCAAGTTGCTGGATCGGCAATGGCTTCAGATGCATGCTTCATACATGGATTTCAAT TCGGTGATGAAAGCAACACGCCGTCAGCTTGAGAGGGAATTTCTGCTTGATGACTTGACACGAATTGAAGACCTGCCATCGTATAGCTTTCTTACAAGATAA
- the LOC141596662 gene encoding uncharacterized protein LOC141596662 isoform X2: protein MSSRCGGGSFVTMRRISHGLDRGAGYHSNSAEVVASSAAWLGLGLSCVCTQRRDHDSRPSFDLSPTQVIYEMCLQRLQYRLDVSYDSSNPEHQDALQALWKTAFPGEELHGLISEQWKDMGWQGKDPSTDFRGGGFISVENLLFFARHFQKSFQDLLHKRAGVRAMWEYPFAVAGVNITFMLIQMLDLEAVKPRTLVGAIFAKLLAENEQAFDLLYCITFKLLDRQWLQMHASYMDFNSVMKATRRQLEREFLLDDLTRIEDLPSYSFLTR from the exons ATGAGTAGTCGATGCGGTGGAGGTTCGTTCGTAACGATGCGACGTATTTCTCATGGTTTAGACCGTGGCGCAGGTTATCATTCGAATTCTG CTGAGGTTGTTGCCAGTTCAGCAGCATGGCTAGGCCTAGGTCTTTCATGTGTGTGCACGCAGAGAAGAGACCATGATTCTCGGCCATCTTTTGATCTATCTCCTACCCAGGTTATTTAT GAGATGTGCTTGCAGCGACTACAGTACCGCCTAGATGTTTCTTATGATAGTTCAAACCCTGAACATCAG GATGCGTTGCAAGCACTGTGGAAGACTGCTTTTCCCGGTGAGGAACTTCATGGTCTTATTTCAGAACAGTGGAAGGATATGGGATGGCAGGGGAAAGATCCATCCACAGACTTCAG GGGTGGTGGCTTCATTTCAGTTGAAAACCTGTTGTTTTTTGCTAGACATTTCCAG AAATCTTTTCAGGATCTTCTGCACAAGCGAGCAGGTGTTAGGGCGATGTGGGAATACCCATTTGCTGTAGCAGGTGTGAATATCACATTCATGCTCATTCAGATGCTGGACTTAGAAGCAG TTAAGCCAAGAACGCTGGTAGGAGCAATTTTCGCAAAGCTTCTTGCAG AGAATGAGCAAGCCTTTGATCTGCTATATTGTATCACATTCAAGTTGCTGGATCGGCAATGGCTTCAGATGCATGCTTCATACATGGATTTCAAT TCGGTGATGAAAGCAACACGCCGTCAGCTTGAGAGGGAATTTCTGCTTGATGACTTGACACGAATTGAAGACCTGCCATCGTATAGCTTTCTTACAAGATAA
- the LOC141596662 gene encoding uncharacterized protein LOC141596662 isoform X4 — MDQVHPPLAIYRNAEVVASSAAWLGLGLSCVCTQRRDHDSRPSFDLSPTQVIYEMCLQRLQYRLDVSYDSSNPEHQDALQALWKTAFPGEELHGLISEQWKDMGWQGKDPSTDFRGGGFISVENLLFFARHFQKSFQDLLHKRAGVRAMWEYPFAVAGVNITFMLIQMLDLEAVKPRTLVGAIFAKLLAENEQAFDLLYCITFKLLDRQWLQMHASYMDFNSVMKATRRQLEREFLLDDLTRIEDLPSYSFLTR, encoded by the exons ATGGATCAAGTGCATCCTCCTCTTGCAATTTACAGAAATG CTGAGGTTGTTGCCAGTTCAGCAGCATGGCTAGGCCTAGGTCTTTCATGTGTGTGCACGCAGAGAAGAGACCATGATTCTCGGCCATCTTTTGATCTATCTCCTACCCAGGTTATTTAT GAGATGTGCTTGCAGCGACTACAGTACCGCCTAGATGTTTCTTATGATAGTTCAAACCCTGAACATCAG GATGCGTTGCAAGCACTGTGGAAGACTGCTTTTCCCGGTGAGGAACTTCATGGTCTTATTTCAGAACAGTGGAAGGATATGGGATGGCAGGGGAAAGATCCATCCACAGACTTCAG GGGTGGTGGCTTCATTTCAGTTGAAAACCTGTTGTTTTTTGCTAGACATTTCCAG AAATCTTTTCAGGATCTTCTGCACAAGCGAGCAGGTGTTAGGGCGATGTGGGAATACCCATTTGCTGTAGCAGGTGTGAATATCACATTCATGCTCATTCAGATGCTGGACTTAGAAGCAG TTAAGCCAAGAACGCTGGTAGGAGCAATTTTCGCAAAGCTTCTTGCAG AGAATGAGCAAGCCTTTGATCTGCTATATTGTATCACATTCAAGTTGCTGGATCGGCAATGGCTTCAGATGCATGCTTCATACATGGATTTCAAT TCGGTGATGAAAGCAACACGCCGTCAGCTTGAGAGGGAATTTCTGCTTGATGACTTGACACGAATTGAAGACCTGCCATCGTATAGCTTTCTTACAAGATAA
- the LOC141596662 gene encoding uncharacterized protein LOC141596662 isoform X5, producing the protein MSSRCGGGSFVTMRRISHGLDRGAAEVVASSAAWLGLGLSCVCTQRRDHDSRPSFDLSPTQEMCLQRLQYRLDVSYDSSNPEHQDALQALWKTAFPGEELHGLISEQWKDMGWQGKDPSTDFRGGGFISVENLLFFARHFQKSFQDLLHKRAGVRAMWEYPFAVAGVNITFMLIQMLDLEAVKPRTLVGAIFAKLLAENEQAFDLLYCITFKLLDRQWLQMHASYMDFNSVMKATRRQLEREFLLDDLTRIEDLPSYSFLTR; encoded by the exons ATGAGTAGTCGATGCGGTGGAGGTTCGTTCGTAACGATGCGACGTATTTCTCATGGTTTAGACCGTGGCGCAG CTGAGGTTGTTGCCAGTTCAGCAGCATGGCTAGGCCTAGGTCTTTCATGTGTGTGCACGCAGAGAAGAGACCATGATTCTCGGCCATCTTTTGATCTATCTCCTACCCAG GAGATGTGCTTGCAGCGACTACAGTACCGCCTAGATGTTTCTTATGATAGTTCAAACCCTGAACATCAG GATGCGTTGCAAGCACTGTGGAAGACTGCTTTTCCCGGTGAGGAACTTCATGGTCTTATTTCAGAACAGTGGAAGGATATGGGATGGCAGGGGAAAGATCCATCCACAGACTTCAG GGGTGGTGGCTTCATTTCAGTTGAAAACCTGTTGTTTTTTGCTAGACATTTCCAG AAATCTTTTCAGGATCTTCTGCACAAGCGAGCAGGTGTTAGGGCGATGTGGGAATACCCATTTGCTGTAGCAGGTGTGAATATCACATTCATGCTCATTCAGATGCTGGACTTAGAAGCAG TTAAGCCAAGAACGCTGGTAGGAGCAATTTTCGCAAAGCTTCTTGCAG AGAATGAGCAAGCCTTTGATCTGCTATATTGTATCACATTCAAGTTGCTGGATCGGCAATGGCTTCAGATGCATGCTTCATACATGGATTTCAAT TCGGTGATGAAAGCAACACGCCGTCAGCTTGAGAGGGAATTTCTGCTTGATGACTTGACACGAATTGAAGACCTGCCATCGTATAGCTTTCTTACAAGATAA